The Flavobacterium sp. IMCC34852 genome contains the following window.
TCAGCTCTTACTCTCGGCACAGTTCTTGTCAGTAGTTGTACCAATGACTCTTCTGATGATTTATCGGGCACTGACGGTCTTGATGAAGTAACGTATACTAATACTGTAAAGAGTATTATTGATAACAACTGCATCGCTTGTCATGCTGATACTCCGGTAGCCGGAGCACCGATGTCATTAACTACTTACGAAAATGTTAAAGAAGCAGTTTTAGAACGCGGTTTGTTAGACCGAATATCCAGACCTCAAGGTGCACAAGGGATGATGCCTAACGGAGGAACACGTTTGCCGCAAGCGGTTATAGACCAAGTTTTTGCTTGGAGTGCACAAGGATTAAACGAATAATTACAGGCTATGAAAAAAATATTTTTTTACAGTTTATTTTTAGTGACTTTACCAAATTTTGCTCAAACCAAATTGGTAACCAAAACCGGGAAAATAACCTTTGAAGCATCGGTTCCGGCATTTGAAGAAGTAAAAGCCAAAAACGAGTCGGTTACTTGTATACTGAATCCGACTACGGGTGAAATTGCCAGTTTGGCACTCATGAAAGGCTTTCGCTTTAAAGTAGCTTTGATGGAAGAACATTTCAATGAAAATTATGTAGAAAGCGATCAGTATCCTAAGGCTACATTCAAAGGTAAAATTGACAATTTCGACTTGAGTAAACTAACGACTACCGCCAAGGATTATACCATCAAAGGCAAGTTGGAACTACACGGAAAAACAAAAGACATCACCATAACTGCAAAGATTAAGAAAACAGACAATGGTGTAGAAATAGATTCTAATTTCACCGTCAACACCGATGATTTCGATATTGACATTCCGAGTGTGGTTAGTAAAAAGCTGAGTAAAAAAGTTGCTGTTACTTTAGACTTCACACTCAAATAAAAAAATCCCCTGAATTGTCAGGGGATTTTTTTTATAAAGTTACGCTCTCAAAAGAATTTAGCTTGTCAATATGTAACTCTGTCCTATTGTCATCGTAACTTCGGGAAAACATAGGTAAAAATTTGGCTCCAAAAACCACTTCTTGAAAGGAATACGACGTTCTTTTTACCACGGTTGTACTAAACATATCATCAAACACTTTTATATAAACTAAAATCTCTCCGGAAATATTGCGATAGTCCTCTTCCGTCAAATTATAAAGCGGACTGCTTTCTGTAATCGGATGCACCAAAGTCCAGCTTAAAGTTAGAGCATTAATTTTAGCCAATTCCAAATCGAGATTGTAGAACTTATTCACCAATTTTCCGTTTTCTTCTATGGTCATTGCCAATGTCATTTTGGCTTCAGCATCGGTAAGATTGGTATTCTTGAATGGTGACAGTCGAATCATCAGAGCGGTACCGGAACCAAACGGTGCAATTAAGGCATTTTGTGAGAACTTCAGAAAAGCTTTCGGCATGCTAAATCGTCCGTAAAACAAACCGGTAGCAATGGCAAAACTCAGCAAACCGAATAAGGCTTCAACAGCCGCTAAAAAACTGGTTAAAAAACCACTCGGACTAATATGACCATAACCTACTGTCGTATAAGTTTGAACACTAAAGAAAAAGGCTTGTCCAAATTTATCTAAAGGTGTAACAGCATTAATTCCCTTTAAATGTTCTACTCCTATCATGTAGTATAAACTGGCAAAACAAAAATTGACCACAAAATAAAACAGCACTATAATCAATATAAATTTCCAACGGGGAATATTGACCATGGTGTGAT
Protein-coding sequences here:
- a CDS encoding ion channel — encoded protein: MAFLKKINGKAKTDSNTGFGTNATSYGGRFISKNGNANVKKTGIGFFDSISWYHTMVNIPRWKFILIIVLFYFVVNFCFASLYYMIGVEHLKGINAVTPLDKFGQAFFFSVQTYTTVGYGHISPSGFLTSFLAAVEALFGLLSFAIATGLFYGRFSMPKAFLKFSQNALIAPFGSGTALMIRLSPFKNTNLTDAEAKMTLAMTIEENGKLVNKFYNLDLELAKINALTLSWTLVHPITESSPLYNLTEEDYRNISGEILVYIKVFDDMFSTTVVKRTSYSFQEVVFGAKFLPMFSRSYDDNRTELHIDKLNSFESVTL
- a CDS encoding YceI family protein; this translates as MKKIFFYSLFLVTLPNFAQTKLVTKTGKITFEASVPAFEEVKAKNESVTCILNPTTGEIASLALMKGFRFKVALMEEHFNENYVESDQYPKATFKGKIDNFDLSKLTTTAKDYTIKGKLELHGKTKDITITAKIKKTDNGVEIDSNFTVNTDDFDIDIPSVVSKKLSKKVAVTLDFTLK